The following is a genomic window from Clostridium sp..
CCGTAAGGCTTTCCATGCTCTCTGATACATCTTCGGAAGCTCTGCTGCTGTCTTCAAGTTTTTGATTCAGTATCTTTATTGATTTTATGCCGTCTTCACTTATATTTCTCGTGGAATGGAAATGTTCCCTCACTTCAACTGACATATCAGATATATCCTTTATTTTCAAGGATAAATTGTTCAATTCTTCTGTACATTTGTTTGCCTCACCTGACTGGGTCACCGAACCCTTTGCCATTTCATCCGTAGTTCTTGAAACTTCTGTCACGGATTTTGAAGTTTCATTCAATTCATTTCCTATATTGATCGAATGATCAAGTATATCACGGGAACTATTCTTTAGATCAGAAAATACTTCAACAAGTATATTGGAAAGTAATTTTAAATCTCCTGCTATAGCTCCAAGTTCATCCTTATTTCTTATTACACTGTTCAATTTATCCCCATCATATTTAAGATTAAGCTTTCCCATCTGCTCTATTACATATCGTATATTACCTATAGGCTGTGATATCATTTTTCCAAGATATTTGGAGACAGCTGCAGCTGCCGTTATACAGGCTGCAAGTATGATAAAATTCAGAATTATCAATGAGTACAGGGATTTTGAGAATTCACTTTTAGGTACTGCAAATCCTACAGTCCAGTTTGACATTTTCACTTTTGAGGATACAAAATATCTTTCCGTTCCATCATAATCCTGTATATTGTACACATGGCCGTTGCCAATTCCAGTTTGTTTGTATTTTCCCTTCATGAATGTATTTATATTTTTCAGTTTATCATTTGACGGTTTTAAATCTTTATAAGGATGTACAAGTACATTATTTTTATCATCCAGTAAATAGCCATAACCGTTTTTAGCTACTTTAGCCTTTTCTATTACATTTGTTATTGCATCCATTTTCATATCTTCCGATATTACCCCTATGATTTTTCCATCTTTAACAAGAGGCATTGATATGGAAACAACCATTTTTTTCGTTGCCATATCATAGTAAGGTGCATAAATAAGTCCATTTGACGCAATTGCATTTTTGTACCAAGCCCTCATCTTAACATCATAGTCTTCTGGAGGTGTCCAGTTAGCCCCATCAATAAATGGTCTGTCCTCGGAACCAATATACAAATCTGAAATATCTGGATTTGCTTTAAGCTTTCTTTTCAAATAAGCAAGTGACTTATTATCATCACCGACAATATTGTTATCATGCATATTGTCTACAATATTTGTAAACTCAGCAGTCTGTTTTTCCAACCAGCTGTTTATAATTTCAGAGTACTTCTGAGATGATTCCGTCATCTTTTCTTCATACTCTTTTACAAGTGCAGTTTTAGCTATAAAATAACTTCCAATCAATGAACACAGCAATAGCACTACAGTTAATCCCAGTACGGAAAAAGTTATTTTATTCCTTATACTTTTCATAAAAAAGCCCCCTAATCCAATAAGTTAATTTATTTATATATATCGATGTATTGTTTTATCATCTTTAATACTTTTTGGAACATAGCGGGCAGGTCCTGTCATAAAAATTCAGTCATATATTTCCAATATCGCTTCGGCATGTTGCTCATACGGCACTTTGGATTTCTCCGTTCTTGTATTCCGATGGTATTATAAAAAAGCTTCCACAGTTCCCTGAAATGTATTTCCTCTTCATCAGGTTCTGGCATAGTGAAATTTTCAGCCGGAACAATTGAATGTTCACAGGAATCATGAACAAACACAATATCATAGGTCCTATCATAAATCAAAAAGTACTCTCCGGGATATCTTCTGCAGAAGTGGCTTCCAATAATAGGCAGAACACAATTCTCAGGCTCTATCTGTGCTGCAAGTCCATCGTTGAAAACAGAAAACCTCAAGAATCCTTCTATAAGGTGACTTTCATTTTTCAAATACTTCACTGCTTTAAAAAGCCTGTTTACCACATCGTCTGCAAGCATGGTCATAACTGGAGGGCCATAATAATATCCCTTTCTCAAAAATAGCAGTATATATAATTCTTTTTGAGAAACACAGCTTAAAAATGCATACTTCACAAAGTTCAGAGTCTGATTTCCCATTTTCCTGGGTATAGATTTAATTACTCTTCCAGATTTGATTGAATCTGTCGTAACTTTTATGGAGGGAAGAAAAGTTGTCTGTACTTTAAAATGCGGCATTATATCAAGCGGAATTTCTCTCCTATAATAGCTTTCAAATACACAACACATGAGCCCTTCAAAGCTTCCATCATATTCATAGATGACATCTGATCTTTTAATCATATATTCACTCCTCCTATACCAGTGACAGTTCATTGAAAAATGACAGCTGTTCAAAATCAGGTCCTGAATTCAGATTTTTATAATATCTGCGGGCTTCACTTTTGGACATCAATGATTGCAACACCGAATTACGGTCAGTTTTAAGATTGTCAATTGTTTTCCCATTGCAGATTATAAAATACTGTGCCCTTTTAAGTACTATTCCAAGCTTTTTGAGCATGTAAAAATCAAGAATGGTATTCCTTCGCACATACACAATTCTCTTTGCACTTCTTACTCCAATTCCCGGAACTCTCAGAAGCTCTTCGTAGGACGCATGGTTTACATCTATCGGAAAATAATCCATATGACTCAGTGCCCAGTTGCACTTGGGGTCTATGTAAGGGTTGAAGCTCCGATGATTATCATCCAGAATTTCAGCTGCCTTGAATTTATAATATCTCATTAGCCAATCAGCCTGATAAAGCCTATGCTCTCTCAATAGAAGTGTTCCTCTGTCCGGACATGTCACAATTGGATTTTGAGAAACAGGTACATATGAAGAAAAAAAGATTCTTTTCAATTTGTACTTTTTATAGAGATTTTCAGACAGGGTGAGTATCTGAAAATCCGTATCAGGAGTAGCACCTACAATCATCTGTGTACTCTGACCCGCAGGTACAAATCTGGGTGAATGACAATACTTTGTCCGCTCAATTGAATTTTCACCTATTCTATCCTTGATATACCCCATTGGACCAAGTATGGAATGTTTCGATTTATCCGGTGCCAGAAGTTTCAGACTGCTCTGTGAGGGCAATTCTATATTTACGCTCATTCTGTCAGAAAACATTCCCAGTCTTTCTATGAGAATATTGTCAGCTCCAGGAATTGCCTTTGTATGTATATATCCAAAAAATCTATACTCATCCCTAAGTATCCGCAGAACTTCAAGCATTATTTCACAGGTATAGTCAGGACTCTCAATTACGCCCGAACTGAGGAAAAGTCCTTCAATATAATTCCTGCGATAAAAATTAATTGTGAGATCTGCAAGCTCACGGGGAGTAAAGGAAGCTCTTGCAACGTCATTTGACCTTCTGTTGACACAATATCTGCAATCATATGCACACACATTTGTCATAAGAACCTTTAGAAGTGAAATACACCTTCCATCTGAAGCAAAACTGTGGCATATGCCGCAAGCCTTGGAACTTCCTATTCCCCCTTTTCCCGGCTTTCTGTCCACTCCACTTGAAGTACAGGCTACATCATATTTTGCTGCATCAGTTAGAATTTTCAACTTGTCAAACACATCCACTGTATTTCGCCTCCTCATTTAGTTTATATTACCATAGAACTTATGTTCTTGTAAAGCATTCTTCACACAAAATAAGCATCCTGAATAACGGATGCTTATTAAAGGTCATCACTTATTAAATAAACTAAAACGTGCTATTTTTTATCTTGTGCATTGCTCTTGAATTAAGGCCTTCACACTATAACAGGCATTATCAATTTATTTTCAATTTCCTTCCAAAAGCTATCAAAGCATGGGTTTTCTTCTATGTACCTGAATATGGATTTTATTTCATTTATGGAAGTATAGGAAATACAGGAAGTCTTATTATTTTTTTCATTTTGAGGAGATTTCAACGTAGTACCTGCATCCATATTCAATATTTTATTTATCTCTCTAATTAATATTTTATTGCCGTATATCCTCAAGCGCAGGGATTTGTATTTTATCTTTTTCTGCTTATTTTTATATCTAGTACAGTAGTCAAATCTGCTGTGCAATTCTATATACGCTCTCAGGAAATCACCATACTGTTTTAATCTAGGCAATTGCCGGATATCAGAATTTCTGCTGCTCCAGCCTATATCCTTTAATTTTTCTATATTAAAATATTTTGTACTCAATACATATTGCACATTGTTCTTATCTTTTTGTTTATATATATTATTTCCACAAATTCTTTGTATTTGCTCAAGAAAATATTTATTTTTATTCTTAAAAATCAATCTTCCCCGTGATATATACCCAATTGAGAATATTATGCCCAAAATATAATCATTCAAAACCATCACCCCATTGATTCTATGTAATCTTCATATCGAACAATAAATTCTTCTGTAATTATTTACGAATATTAAAATTGATTTCAGGGTGCTTTTTATTAAATTTTTCAAATAGCCCATGAATACTTTTGTAAAATGGACTACAATGCAATTGAAGCAGAGAATACAATAAGAGAATGAATATACTCAAATATCTGAATAGACTAGGCAAAAAAACAAAGCAAGCATCCGAGGGGCTAACTCAAAATGCTTACAATATTAAAAATATATTAAATGCAGGTTAATATTAAATTTATGAACTTGTGATAGTAGTAAGAATAGAAGGTTACTGCTGTACATTCGCAGCAAAATTCTCTATTCCCTTATATCCAGACCCTCGAACTGCATATTGTAGTAGTGAGAATAAAGTCCGCCTTTTTGGAGAAGTTCCTTGTGGCTCCCTCTCTCTTTTATACCCTCATCGTCAATAACTATTATTTCATCTGCATTTCTTATAGTACTGAGCCTGTGGGCAATAACTATGGTAGTCCTGTTTTTTGCAAGCTTTTCAAGGGACTTTTGTATGAAGTTCTCACTTTCATTATCCAGTGCCGATGTTGCCTCATCCAGGATCAGTATAGGCGGGTTTTCAAGAAATACCCTTGCTATGGAAATTCTCTGTTTCTGTCCTCCCGAGAGCTTGACTCCTCTTTCTCCTACATAAGTATCATAACCGTTGTCAAGACTCATTATATAGTCATGTATATTTGCTTCCTTGGCCGCTATTATCACATCTTCCTCCGAGGCGTCAGGCTTTCCATATTTTATATTGTCCCTCAATGTTCCGGAAAAAAGATATACATCCTGCTGTACTATTCCAATGGAATTTCTGAGAGACTCAAGAGTAACATCTCTCACATCAATGCCATCTATCATTACAGAACCAGATGAAACATCATAAAATCTCGGGAGCAGCGAACACAAGGTTGTCTTGCCTCCCCCGGACGGTCCGACAAACGCAATTTTCCTCCCCGCCTCTATCTTTATATTTACATTGTCAAGTACCTTTTTTTCATCAGTATAGCTAAATGAAACATTTTTATATTCTATATCACCTTTTACATTTTTGAGTTCAACTGCATCTTTTTTGTTAACTATTTCAGGTTTGGTACCTATTATGTTCATAAACCTCTTAAAACCAGCAAATCCTTTCTGAAACTGCTCTGCAAAATTTATAAGTATGTCTATAGGATTTATAAATATATTTATGTATAGTGCATAGACTGCAAGATCCGATATGTGCAGTGAACCATTTGCTATAAAAAATCCACCTGTAACAATTACTACTACATATAGAAGTCCCTCGAAAAATGCATTTCCGGCCATAAATTTTCCCATTGCCTTATAGCTTTTTTCTCTTGAGATCCTGTATGCATTGTTGTTTTTATCAAATTTTTTCCTTTCAATATCCTCATTTGCAAAAGATTTCACAATTCTTATTCCCAGAAGGCTGTCCTGAACAGAAGAATTTATATTACCCATCTTTTTTCTGTTGTCAAAAAATATTCTCTGCATTTTTTTGTTCTGATAAAATGAAAACACAACCATCATCACAGTTACCACAAGAAGTATGAAAGTCATCTGTGGATTTATAAACATGAGTATCAAGAAGGAACCTATTATTTTAACTGCAGATATAAACACATTTTCCGGACCATGATGGGCAAGTTCTGATATATCAAACAGGTCTGAAACAATTATAGACATCATCTGTCCTGTATTGTTCTCATCATAATAGGAAAAGGACATCTTTTGCAGGTGATAAAACAGATCCTTTCTCATATTGTTTTCCATTCTCGCTCCCATTATATGTCCCCAAGAAGCAATAAAATACTGACAAAAATATTTTATTATATAAATGAGAAATAAAATTATACCGATATAAATTAGAGAATGCAGTATAACTGATTTGTCCTTCAAGAATATAGTTGTTGAAAGATACCCTAAAATCAGAGGAAATGCCAGATCCACCAATGATACTACAAGTGCACAAAATAAGTCCGCATAAAAAAGGCCCTTATAAGGCTTATAATAGTACAAAAATTTTTTAAATAGTTTCATAGAATTTTCTATCGTCCTTTCTTATATCTATAAATGATTATTATAACATTCCATATAATCAGTGTAAAGACAAAATATATGAATCGGCAGTCTATCTGAAACCACCGATTCATATACTACAGTTTTTCTTTTACCGAGTTGAGCTTCTGACTCATAGATGCGTCTTTGTCTCTTCTGTCATCTATGCTTATAGAAGTAATTACTCTCTTGGCACCATTTTGGAAAGGAACTTCATGCATTTTTCTTATAACCTCCAAAATAACGTCCAGATCTCCCTCAAATACTGTCGCCATAGGTGTAAGTTCATATTTGATACGCTTCTCATCCTGAAGTATTTTATGACAATCAGCCACATATTTGCTCACACTTGTAGATCCTGTTCCAATTGGTACAATTGTTGCCTGTGCTATAGCCAAATTTAACACCTCCATTTTAATTTTAAAACAATTTGCTGCAAAAAAAAAGAGCTGGGGTCAGTTCCCAAGCCTTAAAAATATACTTTAAAGCATCTTATAGACAACTTTCATTTCCATTTTTATGAATTTTAGTTTGACACCCATACCTATCTAATTTATAATTTAATTGCATAATGCTAAAAATTAAGGAAGCGAGATTGATATGCTAAATGTTATTAAAACTGCGGTCATAACGATAATTATATCATTTATATCCGGTTTATTATTGGATTATTATAAAAATTTGGCACCCAGAATACTGTGCAATATAAAAAATACAGTACCTAAAAGGATAAATGGGAGAAAGATCTGTGAATATATTGTTACTGTCAGCAATGTATCAAAGAAGACAATTCATGAACTGAGTCTGAATATACAAAGTTTACAGAACAGCTTGAAGATTACAGATGCCAAAATCACAAAAGGTTTGAAATTTGATTCCTCGGTAA
Proteins encoded in this region:
- a CDS encoding methyl-accepting chemotaxis protein, translated to MKSIRNKITFSVLGLTVVLLLCSLIGSYFIAKTALVKEYEEKMTESSQKYSEIINSWLEKQTAEFTNIVDNMHDNNIVGDDNKSLAYLKRKLKANPDISDLYIGSEDRPFIDGANWTPPEDYDVKMRAWYKNAIASNGLIYAPYYDMATKKMVVSISMPLVKDGKIIGVISEDMKMDAITNVIEKAKVAKNGYGYLLDDKNNVLVHPYKDLKPSNDKLKNINTFMKGKYKQTGIGNGHVYNIQDYDGTERYFVSSKVKMSNWTVGFAVPKSEFSKSLYSLIILNFIILAACITAAAAVSKYLGKMISQPIGNIRYVIEQMGKLNLKYDGDKLNSVIRNKDELGAIAGDLKLLSNILVEVFSDLKNSSRDILDHSINIGNELNETSKSVTEVSRTTDEMAKGSVTQSGEANKCTEELNNLSLKIKDISDMSVEVREHFHSTRNISEDGIKSIKILNQKLEDSSRASEDVSESMESLTEESKSIGEIVGTIQSVSEQTNLLALNAAIEAARAGEAGKGFSVAADQVRVLSEQTGQAVGRISSIIKEIQDEIEKARLSVLNSTSANDEANKSMKQSNESFSMIEKHMVEMLSNIDLLAAKIDEVDKSRNSAVKSIENISAISQEASAGSEELAASVEEQNNSIENINENMKKLKDISDKLNEYVDRVTIS
- a CDS encoding TIGR03915 family putative DNA repair protein encodes the protein MIKRSDVIYEYDGSFEGLMCCVFESYYRREIPLDIMPHFKVQTTFLPSIKVTTDSIKSGRVIKSIPRKMGNQTLNFVKYAFLSCVSQKELYILLFLRKGYYYGPPVMTMLADDVVNRLFKAVKYLKNESHLIEGFLRFSVFNDGLAAQIEPENCVLPIIGSHFCRRYPGEYFLIYDRTYDIVFVHDSCEHSIVPAENFTMPEPDEEEIHFRELWKLFYNTIGIQERRNPKCRMSNMPKRYWKYMTEFL
- a CDS encoding ABC transporter ATP-binding protein, whose amino-acid sequence is MKLFKKFLYYYKPYKGLFYADLFCALVVSLVDLAFPLILGYLSTTIFLKDKSVILHSLIYIGIILFLIYIIKYFCQYFIASWGHIMGARMENNMRKDLFYHLQKMSFSYYDENNTGQMMSIIVSDLFDISELAHHGPENVFISAVKIIGSFLILMFINPQMTFILLVVTVMMVVFSFYQNKKMQRIFFDNRKKMGNINSSVQDSLLGIRIVKSFANEDIERKKFDKNNNAYRISREKSYKAMGKFMAGNAFFEGLLYVVVIVTGGFFIANGSLHISDLAVYALYINIFINPIDILINFAEQFQKGFAGFKRFMNIIGTKPEIVNKKDAVELKNVKGDIEYKNVSFSYTDEKKVLDNVNIKIEAGRKIAFVGPSGGGKTTLCSLLPRFYDVSSGSVMIDGIDVRDVTLESLRNSIGIVQQDVYLFSGTLRDNIKYGKPDASEEDVIIAAKEANIHDYIMSLDNGYDTYVGERGVKLSGGQKQRISIARVFLENPPILILDEATSALDNESENFIQKSLEKLAKNRTTIVIAHRLSTIRNADEIIVIDDEGIKERGSHKELLQKGGLYSHYYNMQFEGLDIRE
- a CDS encoding putative DNA modification/repair radical SAM protein, coding for MDVFDKLKILTDAAKYDVACTSSGVDRKPGKGGIGSSKACGICHSFASDGRCISLLKVLMTNVCAYDCRYCVNRRSNDVARASFTPRELADLTINFYRRNYIEGLFLSSGVIESPDYTCEIMLEVLRILRDEYRFFGYIHTKAIPGADNILIERLGMFSDRMSVNIELPSQSSLKLLAPDKSKHSILGPMGYIKDRIGENSIERTKYCHSPRFVPAGQSTQMIVGATPDTDFQILTLSENLYKKYKLKRIFFSSYVPVSQNPIVTCPDRGTLLLREHRLYQADWLMRYYKFKAAEILDDNHRSFNPYIDPKCNWALSHMDYFPIDVNHASYEELLRVPGIGVRSAKRIVYVRRNTILDFYMLKKLGIVLKRAQYFIICNGKTIDNLKTDRNSVLQSLMSKSEARRYYKNLNSGPDFEQLSFFNELSLV
- a CDS encoding MTH1187 family thiamine-binding protein, whose amino-acid sequence is MAIAQATIVPIGTGSTSVSKYVADCHKILQDEKRIKYELTPMATVFEGDLDVILEVIRKMHEVPFQNGAKRVITSISIDDRRDKDASMSQKLNSVKEKL